The following are from one region of the Lodderomyces elongisporus chromosome 7, complete sequence genome:
- the rex2 gene encoding Phosphatidylinositol 3,4,5-trisphosphate-dependent Rac exchanger 2 protein (BUSCO:EOG09264V2U), which produces MTDESKSSTSQPSSPASPKSPSENSPLGKMRDFLASTKKPKRPLVWVDCEMTGLDVLGEDRIIEICCIVTDENLEVLGNGDYYESTIYYPQETLDKMDEWCQTTHGQSGLIQRILDNPDRTLEKVQAELLEFLKKYISGPKIGIMAGNSVHMDKFFMMKDMPEIVEFLHYRLLDVSSIMEFGKRHAPKLMDLQPDKIQSHTAKSDILESIAQLKWFREHYFKSSTEIDQVIKKLKE; this is translated from the coding sequence ATGACAGACGAGTCCAAAAGCTCAACCTCACAACCTCTGTCACCAGCATCGCCCAAATCTCCTAGTGAAAATAGCCCTTTGGGTAAGATGAGGGACTTTTTAGcatcaacaaagaaaccTAAACGACCTTTAGTATGGGTCGACTGTGAAATGACGGGTCTTGACGTATTGGGTGAAGACCGTATCATTGAAATTTGCTGCATTGTAACCGATGAAAACTTGGAAGTCTTGGGCAATGGCGATTATTACGAAAGCACAATCTATTACCCACAGGAAACCTTGGATAAGATGGATGAATGGTGCCAAACAACGCATGGACAACTGGGGTTGATCCAGCGAATATTAGATAACCCCGATAGGACTTTGGAAAAAGTCCAAGCTGAATTACTcgaatttttgaaaaagtataTAAGCGGACCCAAAATTGGTATCATGGCCGGAAACTCAGTACACATGGATAAGTTCTTTATGATGAAAGATATGCCCGAAATTGTTGAGTTTTTGCATTATAGACTCTTGGATGTCTCATCAATAATGGAGTTTGGCAAACGCCATGCACCAAAATTGATGGATCTTCAACCCGATAAGATCCAAAGTCACACGGCCAAATCAGATATCTTGGAAAGCATTGCCCAATTGAAGTGGTTTAGAGAACACTATTTCAAACTGTCAACAGAAATTGATCAAGTCATTAAAAAGCTTAAGGAATAG